From a single Sphingobium sp. genomic region:
- a CDS encoding TonB-dependent receptor: MKIARLSKFKYTAAPVALGLALISTPSFAQDNAGEEADSAPIVVTGSLVKRPNEESAAPVTVVGGEDFKGQGATKVEDLLNSLPQVLATQNSGVSNGADGTATVSLRGLGTSRTLVLVDGRRLMPGGIGGGAAADLNFIPSALISSVEILTGGASSTYGADAVAGVVNFKMNREFQGVRVDGQYSMYQHNNNNEVRSIVNSRFSAPEGSTINGGAYDVSIAIGSSLADDRGNIVAYAGLRHETAITQDKYDYSICTLNPSGQNTGGVADFFCGGSGTPAVTRIGGISAANAALAGLPTASSYTITSTGARPFVSSDQFNFAPANYFRRPSTRYTAGVFADYEISENFNPYLDVMFMDYSTEAQIAPSGAFFGPRTVNCDNPFLTAGNPTIGRAICGTNLGVAGTTATALIGKRNVEGGNRFNDIGFNQFRVITGIKGEITDNWSYDLYGQFGQIKAANTYRNDVSSARINDALRVGGTLANPVCLSGNAACVPYNVFSVGGVTQGAADYIGIPLVLTGTTKETIVNGTVFGDLGFTLPWAADTVASAFGFEWRKEELATQPDLAYINGDGAGQGGPTLPIDGAYSVRDLFGEVVVPLVQDKSFFQDLSLELGFRNSSYSVRGGAGSNSENTWKIAANWSPIELLKLRGSVNRAVRSPNIGELFSNSSVGLFAGTDPCAGATPTATRAQCALTGVSSAQYGTILSNSAQQYNGFFGGNLGLSPEKADSWTAGFVLTPTRNISLSVDYYDIKVKNAVGTIGAQVILNQCIATADPFFCSKINRSTVAGAAGSLWLDESGFVDDRTTNTGSVATSGIDINADARFELGTNNVRVSLVGNYVDSFVSQPITGGFTYDCAGFYGLTCGNPQPTWKHAAKVRFSTANDFAATLTWRYVGKVKADYTSADPDLNAPGSGPATDDALAAENYFDLLFSVPLKDTIGFRLGVNNILDNDPPLISQSSLGGFGNGNTFPGSYDHLGRYLFVGLTADF, encoded by the coding sequence GTGAAAATCGCACGTCTAAGCAAATTCAAATATACTGCCGCGCCGGTTGCGCTCGGTCTGGCGCTCATCTCGACGCCGTCTTTCGCTCAGGATAATGCTGGCGAAGAAGCCGACAGCGCACCGATCGTTGTCACCGGTTCGCTCGTCAAGCGTCCCAACGAAGAATCGGCTGCGCCGGTTACCGTCGTTGGCGGCGAAGACTTTAAGGGCCAGGGCGCGACCAAGGTCGAAGACCTTCTGAACTCGCTGCCGCAGGTTCTTGCAACTCAGAACTCGGGCGTTTCGAACGGCGCAGACGGTACTGCTACCGTTTCGCTCCGCGGCCTGGGTACCAGCCGTACGCTGGTTCTCGTTGACGGCCGTCGCCTGATGCCGGGTGGCATTGGCGGTGGCGCTGCTGCCGACTTGAACTTCATCCCTTCGGCGCTGATCTCCAGCGTTGAAATCCTCACCGGTGGCGCTTCGTCGACCTATGGTGCGGACGCTGTTGCCGGTGTCGTCAACTTCAAGATGAACCGCGAATTCCAGGGCGTTCGTGTTGATGGCCAGTACAGCATGTACCAGCACAACAATAACAACGAAGTCCGCAGCATCGTGAACAGCCGCTTCTCGGCGCCTGAAGGTTCGACGATCAATGGCGGCGCCTATGACGTCTCGATCGCAATCGGCTCTTCGCTTGCTGACGATCGCGGCAACATCGTTGCTTATGCCGGTCTGCGTCATGAAACTGCGATCACGCAGGACAAATATGACTACTCGATCTGCACTCTGAACCCGAGCGGCCAGAACACCGGCGGCGTTGCCGACTTCTTCTGCGGCGGTTCGGGCACTCCGGCCGTGACCCGCATCGGCGGCATCTCGGCTGCCAATGCTGCTCTTGCCGGCCTTCCGACTGCCAGCAGCTACACCATCACTTCGACGGGCGCGCGTCCGTTTGTTTCGAGCGACCAGTTCAACTTCGCTCCGGCAAACTACTTCCGTCGTCCTTCGACCCGCTACACAGCGGGCGTGTTTGCGGATTATGAAATCAGCGAGAATTTCAATCCGTATCTCGACGTGATGTTCATGGACTACTCCACCGAAGCTCAGATCGCTCCTTCGGGCGCCTTCTTCGGTCCGCGTACCGTGAACTGCGACAACCCCTTCCTGACGGCGGGCAACCCGACCATCGGCCGCGCGATCTGCGGTACCAATCTGGGTGTTGCTGGTACGACGGCGACTGCTTTGATCGGTAAGCGTAACGTTGAAGGCGGCAACCGCTTTAACGATATCGGTTTCAACCAGTTCCGCGTCATCACCGGTATCAAGGGTGAGATCACCGACAACTGGTCGTACGACCTTTATGGCCAGTTCGGTCAGATTAAGGCTGCTAACACCTATCGTAACGACGTTTCGAGCGCACGTATCAACGACGCTCTGCGCGTTGGCGGCACGCTGGCCAACCCCGTCTGCCTCAGCGGCAACGCGGCTTGCGTTCCTTACAATGTGTTCAGCGTTGGTGGCGTTACCCAAGGTGCTGCCGACTATATCGGCATTCCGCTGGTACTGACCGGCACGACCAAGGAAACGATCGTCAACGGTACCGTGTTCGGTGACCTTGGCTTCACTCTGCCTTGGGCGGCTGATACCGTTGCTTCGGCGTTCGGTTTCGAATGGCGCAAGGAAGAACTCGCTACCCAGCCTGACCTCGCCTACATCAATGGTGACGGTGCTGGCCAGGGCGGCCCGACCCTTCCGATCGACGGTGCCTATTCGGTCCGTGACCTTTTCGGTGAAGTCGTTGTTCCGCTGGTGCAGGACAAGAGCTTCTTCCAGGACCTCAGCCTCGAACTCGGTTTCCGTAATTCGAGCTACTCGGTCCGTGGTGGCGCTGGTTCGAACAGCGAAAACACCTGGAAGATCGCTGCCAACTGGAGCCCCATTGAGCTGCTCAAGCTCCGTGGCTCGGTCAACCGCGCTGTTCGTTCGCCGAACATCGGTGAGCTCTTCTCGAACTCGTCGGTTGGTCTGTTCGCAGGTACCGATCCGTGCGCCGGCGCCACGCCGACCGCGACTCGCGCCCAGTGCGCGCTGACCGGTGTATCTTCTGCGCAGTACGGCACGATCCTGTCGAACTCGGCTCAGCAGTATAACGGCTTCTTTGGTGGTAACCTCGGCCTCAGCCCTGAAAAGGCTGACTCGTGGACTGCAGGCTTCGTACTGACGCCTACCCGCAACATCTCGCTTTCTGTCGACTATTACGACATCAAGGTGAAGAATGCTGTCGGTACCATCGGTGCGCAGGTGATCCTGAACCAGTGTATCGCAACCGCCGATCCGTTCTTCTGCTCGAAGATCAATCGTTCGACTGTGGCAGGTGCCGCTGGCTCGCTCTGGCTTGATGAATCGGGCTTTGTTGACGACCGCACCACCAACACCGGTTCGGTTGCCACCTCGGGTATCGACATCAATGCCGATGCACGCTTCGAACTGGGTACCAACAATGTTCGCGTGTCGCTGGTCGGCAACTATGTGGACAGCTTTGTCTCGCAGCCGATCACTGGTGGTTTCACCTATGATTGCGCTGGCTTCTACGGCCTGACCTGCGGTAACCCGCAGCCGACCTGGAAGCATGCAGCCAAGGTCCGTTTCAGCACTGCGAACGATTTCGCAGCTACGCTGACATGGCGCTATGTTGGCAAGGTGAAGGCTGACTACACCAGCGCCGATCCCGATCTGAACGCTCCGGGTTCGGGTCCGGCAACCGACGATGCTCTGGCAGCCGAAAACTATTTCGACCTGCTCTTCTCGGTTCCGCTGAAGGACACGATCGGTTTCCGTCTGGGTGTGAACAACATCCTCGACAACGATCCGCCGCTGATCAGCCAGTCCTCGCTGGGCGGCTTCGGCAACGGCAACACCTTCCCGGGCTCGTACGATCATCTTGGTCGCTATCTGTTCGTGGGTCTGACCGCCGACTTCTAA
- a CDS encoding aspartyl/asparaginyl beta-hydroxylase domain-containing protein, producing the protein MTAGELEQQADTLAMNRDFAGARRCLAEVVQLDPKRFAAWMKLAAMANAMGDAAAALRAANGALAVQPLDSTALLMRAMQLHNLGSKDEAGMAYGRALAQLPDAYAPQMEPVIDIARARYRAWQQRQYDDLAAKVSATTPMTDKLDRFIGSALHIEPFEREGPTHYCYPGLGNAGYYDDALFSWMAELEAATDRISAEFEAAISAEAAQLVPYINYPAGVPLDQWAALNNNRDWTAIHLLQNGRRIDANARHCPELMALLARMPQPHVTGAGPNAMFSLLAPSAHIPPHTGITNSRLVCHLPLIVPEGCWFRVGDETRLWQRGKAWVFDDTVDHEAMNPSAELRVVMIFDIWHPALDPAEKAGIKAAIEAGGQLHGL; encoded by the coding sequence ATGACCGCGGGAGAGCTGGAACAACAGGCAGACACACTGGCTATGAACCGCGATTTTGCGGGCGCGCGCAGGTGCCTTGCAGAAGTGGTTCAGCTTGATCCGAAACGCTTTGCTGCATGGATGAAGCTGGCGGCGATGGCCAATGCCATGGGCGATGCGGCCGCCGCCCTGCGTGCCGCCAATGGCGCGCTTGCCGTGCAGCCGCTCGACTCCACCGCCTTGCTGATGCGCGCGATGCAGCTTCACAATCTGGGCAGTAAAGATGAAGCGGGCATGGCCTATGGCCGCGCGCTCGCGCAATTGCCCGATGCCTATGCGCCACAGATGGAACCGGTAATCGACATTGCGCGTGCCCGCTATCGCGCCTGGCAGCAGCGTCAATATGACGATCTGGCCGCCAAGGTGTCGGCAACAACGCCGATGACGGACAAGTTGGATCGGTTCATTGGATCCGCGCTGCATATCGAACCGTTCGAGCGGGAAGGCCCGACCCATTATTGCTATCCCGGTCTGGGCAATGCCGGCTATTATGACGATGCCCTGTTCAGCTGGATGGCTGAACTGGAGGCCGCGACCGACAGGATTTCCGCCGAATTTGAAGCCGCCATCAGTGCAGAGGCGGCGCAACTCGTTCCCTACATAAACTATCCTGCCGGCGTTCCCCTCGACCAATGGGCAGCGCTTAACAACAACCGCGACTGGACAGCGATCCACCTGCTGCAAAATGGCCGTCGGATAGATGCCAATGCACGCCATTGTCCGGAACTGATGGCATTGTTGGCGCGGATGCCGCAGCCACATGTTACAGGTGCCGGGCCGAATGCGATGTTTTCCCTGCTCGCTCCTAGCGCGCATATCCCGCCCCATACGGGGATCACTAACAGCCGTCTGGTCTGTCATTTGCCGCTGATCGTGCCGGAGGGATGCTGGTTCCGTGTCGGCGATGAAACGCGTTTGTGGCAGCGCGGCAAGGCATGGGTGTTTGACGATACTGTTGATCATGAAGCGATGAACCCTTCGGCGGAACTGCGCGTCGTGATGATCTTTGATATCTGGCACCCAGCGCTCGACCCGGCCGAAAAAGCGGGGATCAAGGCGGCGATCGAAGCTGGCGGACAGTTGCACGGACTATGA
- a CDS encoding putative 2OG-Fe(II) oxygenase: MTDTPLERRFDQLRQQLTAMPALTGADVDAATDFAIDANAAHRADLALALLEPLVAKAPNVAKIWQLIGLAARDEQAMETAANAFARAAQLAPQDPRIALGKAQVAFESGEASADQFIAVRRIAPQDGELALSTAAALVQEGRSGDGVALVTDLIRQNPGWLRGHEWLASNRWISGDPDYAGELETALTRFPDDPALYLALYRAVSQVEDWSRAQAILASARARLGDRIEWDAAEAHIATESGADDRAEALFSRLADLADPGVALSEIRHCLRTGRVDRAEKRAHGLLGGPAARAAWPYMGTIWRLLGDPRAAWLDGDPPFVRHFDLPLSHTELDQLATLLRRLHLSTHAPPEQSLRGGTQTQGHLFLRTEPQLLAIRAHIVDAVRAYVDVLPAHVEGHPLLGTLRGAVHFEGAWSVRLGAQGFHVVHTHPVGWISSALYVALPDDLGAAPAGWLELGAPPPDLRLDLAPYLRIEPKPGRLALFPSTMWHGTVPFDDGERLTIAFDIRTPSR, translated from the coding sequence ATGACTGACACGCCGCTGGAGCGCCGATTCGATCAGTTGCGACAGCAATTGACGGCGATGCCTGCGCTAACCGGCGCGGATGTGGACGCTGCAACCGATTTTGCCATCGATGCCAATGCTGCCCATCGCGCTGACCTGGCCCTTGCGCTGCTGGAGCCGCTTGTTGCCAAGGCGCCCAATGTTGCCAAAATCTGGCAGTTGATTGGCCTCGCCGCGCGCGACGAGCAGGCAATGGAGACGGCAGCCAATGCATTCGCGCGGGCTGCGCAGCTTGCCCCGCAAGATCCGCGCATCGCACTTGGCAAGGCACAGGTCGCGTTTGAAAGCGGAGAGGCTTCTGCCGATCAGTTCATTGCCGTGCGGCGGATCGCTCCGCAGGATGGGGAGCTTGCCTTATCGACCGCAGCGGCATTGGTACAGGAAGGTCGCAGCGGAGATGGCGTCGCGCTTGTGACCGACCTCATTCGGCAAAATCCGGGCTGGCTGCGTGGGCATGAATGGCTGGCAAGCAACCGCTGGATTTCGGGTGACCCTGATTATGCCGGCGAGCTGGAAACCGCGCTGACCCGCTTTCCCGATGATCCTGCTCTGTACCTTGCACTCTACCGTGCCGTGTCGCAGGTCGAGGATTGGTCGCGGGCGCAGGCGATCCTTGCCAGCGCCCGAGCCCGGTTGGGCGATCGCATCGAATGGGATGCGGCAGAGGCGCATATCGCCACCGAAAGCGGCGCCGATGATCGCGCGGAGGCACTGTTCAGCCGGCTTGCCGACCTTGCCGATCCGGGCGTCGCGCTCTCTGAAATTCGCCACTGTCTGCGTACGGGGCGGGTGGATCGTGCCGAAAAGCGGGCGCATGGCTTGTTGGGCGGACCGGCCGCGCGGGCGGCATGGCCCTATATGGGTACGATTTGGCGACTGCTGGGGGATCCACGCGCGGCTTGGCTCGACGGCGATCCGCCGTTCGTTCGCCATTTCGACCTGCCGCTATCGCACACCGAACTTGACCAACTGGCGACATTGCTGCGCCGCCTGCACCTTTCGACTCACGCACCGCCCGAACAATCGCTGCGCGGCGGCACGCAGACGCAGGGGCATCTTTTTCTGCGCACCGAGCCGCAACTGCTGGCGATCCGTGCGCATATTGTCGATGCAGTGCGCGCTTATGTTGATGTCTTGCCGGCGCATGTCGAAGGCCACCCCCTTCTTGGTACATTAAGAGGGGCGGTGCATTTCGAAGGCGCCTGGTCGGTCCGGCTGGGCGCGCAGGGCTTCCATGTCGTCCATACCCACCCGGTCGGCTGGATCAGTTCGGCGCTCTATGTCGCGCTGCCCGACGATCTGGGGGCTGCGCCTGCCGGTTGGCTCGAGCTGGGTGCGCCGCCGCCCGACCTGCGTCTCGATCTTGCGCCTTATCTGCGGATCGAACCCAAGCCCGGACGGCTCGCACTGTTCCCTTCAACAATGTGGCACGGGACGGTGCCGTTTGACGATGGCGAGCGGCTCACCATCGCTTTCGACATCCGCACCCCATCGCGCTGA
- the clpB gene encoding ATP-dependent chaperone ClpB — MNLEKFTDRAKGFLQSAQTVAIRMSHQRIGPEHLLKALLEDEQGMASGLIRAAGGDAATALRETDAALAKVPAVTGGGAQQPPGLDNDAVRVLDQAEQVAQKAGDSFVTVERMLLALVLATSTSAGKALAAAGVRAEGLNAAINALRGGRTADTSGAEDRYDALKKFARDLTEVARAGKLDPVIGRDEEIRRTVQILARRTKNNPVLIGEPGVGKTAIAEGLALRIANGDVPDSLKDRKLMALDMGSLIAGAKYRGEFEERLKGVLDEVKQAEGDIILFIDEMHTLVGAGKGEGAMDASNLLKPALARGELHCIGATTLDEYQKHVEKDPALQRRFQPVFVGEPTVEDTISILRGLKEKYELHHGVRITDGALVSAATLSHRYISDRFLPDKAIDLMDEAASRLRMEVESKPEEIENLDRRIIQLKIEREALQKETDAASKDRLATLEEDLAVLQQQSADLTSRWMAEKEKISAEAQIKEQLDAARIELEQAQRSGDLAKAGELQYGTIPGFERQLADAVAVAGNAMLREEVTAEDIASVVSRWTGIPVDKMMAGEREKLLKMEEWLGARVIGQQDAVGAVAKAVRRSRAGLQDPNRPLGSFLFLGPTGVGKTELTKALAEFMFDDDNAMVRIDMSEFMEKHSVSRLIGAPPGYVGYDEGGVLTEAVRRRPYQVILFDEVEKAHSDVFNVLLQVLDDGRLTDGQGRVVDFSNTLIILTSNLGSQYLAALGDDEDVEKAEPQVMEVVRAHFRPEFLNRLDEIILFHRLAAQHMAPIVDIQLGRVSKLLKDRKIVIELTEAARNWLGRVGYDPVYGARPLKRAIQRHVQDPLADLILRGDVPDGSMVHIDEGDGALKFAVS, encoded by the coding sequence ATGAATCTCGAAAAATTTACTGATCGGGCAAAGGGCTTTCTGCAATCGGCGCAGACAGTTGCGATCCGGATGAGCCACCAACGGATCGGACCCGAGCATCTGCTGAAGGCGCTGCTTGAAGATGAGCAGGGCATGGCATCCGGGCTGATCCGCGCGGCGGGCGGCGACGCCGCAACGGCGCTGCGGGAAACCGATGCGGCACTGGCCAAGGTGCCTGCTGTCACCGGTGGCGGCGCACAGCAACCCCCGGGCCTCGATAATGATGCGGTACGCGTACTCGATCAGGCCGAACAGGTCGCGCAAAAGGCTGGCGACAGCTTTGTCACCGTTGAGCGCATGCTCCTCGCGCTGGTGCTAGCGACCTCGACCAGTGCGGGCAAGGCACTCGCCGCAGCGGGCGTTCGCGCCGAAGGTTTGAATGCCGCGATCAATGCACTGCGCGGCGGCCGCACCGCAGATACGTCAGGCGCAGAGGATCGCTATGACGCGCTGAAGAAATTCGCGCGCGACCTGACCGAGGTGGCACGCGCGGGCAAGCTCGACCCGGTGATCGGCCGTGACGAGGAAATCCGCCGTACTGTCCAGATCCTTGCCCGCCGTACCAAGAATAACCCCGTGCTGATCGGCGAACCCGGTGTCGGAAAAACCGCAATCGCCGAGGGCCTCGCACTGCGCATCGCCAATGGCGACGTTCCCGATTCCTTGAAGGACCGCAAGCTGATGGCGCTCGATATGGGCAGCCTGATTGCCGGCGCCAAATATCGCGGCGAGTTTGAAGAACGGCTGAAAGGTGTTTTGGACGAGGTCAAACAGGCCGAAGGCGATATCATCCTGTTCATCGACGAGATGCACACGCTTGTCGGTGCCGGCAAGGGCGAGGGCGCGATGGACGCGTCGAACCTGCTAAAGCCGGCATTGGCGCGCGGTGAACTGCATTGCATTGGTGCCACCACGCTCGACGAATATCAGAAGCATGTGGAGAAAGACCCCGCACTGCAACGGCGCTTCCAGCCGGTTTTTGTCGGGGAACCGACGGTCGAGGACACCATTTCAATCCTGCGCGGTCTGAAGGAAAAATATGAACTGCACCATGGCGTACGGATCACCGACGGCGCGCTGGTGAGCGCAGCGACGCTTTCGCACCGCTATATCTCCGACCGTTTCCTGCCCGACAAAGCGATAGACCTGATGGACGAGGCCGCGTCGCGGCTGCGCATGGAAGTTGAATCCAAGCCCGAAGAAATCGAAAATCTCGACCGGCGGATCATCCAGCTGAAGATCGAGCGAGAGGCGCTGCAGAAAGAAACCGACGCCGCATCGAAGGACCGTCTGGCGACGCTCGAAGAAGATCTTGCTGTGCTGCAGCAGCAATCGGCCGACCTAACCAGCCGCTGGATGGCCGAAAAAGAGAAGATTTCGGCCGAGGCGCAAATCAAGGAACAACTCGATGCGGCCCGTATCGAGTTGGAACAGGCGCAACGCAGTGGCGATCTCGCCAAGGCGGGCGAGCTGCAATATGGCACGATCCCGGGCTTTGAACGGCAGCTTGCTGATGCCGTTGCAGTTGCCGGCAATGCCATGCTGCGCGAGGAAGTAACCGCTGAGGATATCGCCTCCGTGGTCAGCCGCTGGACCGGTATCCCAGTCGACAAGATGATGGCGGGCGAGCGCGAAAAACTGCTCAAGATGGAAGAATGGCTCGGCGCACGGGTGATCGGACAGCAGGATGCGGTCGGGGCCGTGGCAAAAGCTGTTCGCCGTTCGCGCGCGGGCCTGCAGGATCCGAACCGGCCGCTGGGCAGCTTCCTTTTCCTTGGCCCGACGGGTGTCGGCAAGACCGAGCTGACCAAGGCGCTCGCCGAATTCATGTTCGACGATGATAATGCGATGGTGCGCATCGACATGAGCGAATTCATGGAAAAGCACAGCGTCTCTCGGCTGATCGGCGCGCCTCCGGGCTATGTCGGCTATGACGAGGGCGGGGTGCTGACCGAAGCTGTGCGCCGTCGGCCCTATCAGGTGATATTGTTCGACGAGGTTGAAAAGGCGCATAGCGACGTTTTCAACGTGCTGCTGCAGGTGCTTGACGATGGTCGGCTGACCGATGGTCAGGGCCGTGTGGTCGATTTCTCGAACACGCTAATCATCCTGACCTCGAACCTGGGCAGCCAATATCTGGCCGCCTTGGGCGATGACGAAGATGTCGAAAAAGCCGAGCCGCAGGTGATGGAAGTCGTTCGCGCGCATTTCCGCCCCGAATTCCTGAACCGTCTAGACGAGATCATCCTGTTCCACCGTCTGGCGGCCCAACATATGGCCCCCATTGTCGACATCCAGCTCGGCCGGGTCAGCAAACTGCTGAAAGATCGCAAGATCGTCATCGAACTGACCGAAGCTGCGCGCAATTGGCTAGGCCGGGTCGGCTATGATCCGGTCTATGGCGCGCGGCCATTGAAACGGGCCATCCAGCGTCATGTACAGGATCCGCTGGCCGACCTGATCCTGCGCGGCGACGTGCCCGATGGATCAATGGTTCACATCGACGAAGGCGACGGCGCGTTGAAGTTTGCGGTCAGCTGA
- a CDS encoding leucyl aminopeptidase: protein MRRHIIALALASVAIPAAAQSTIGSGIEPSTVANSQTRPVEFAAKPGDGGVLAIIMGSAELPDTGLDAASAASVKAAVAAAKFEGKAGNHLSLRGIGNYARIYLMGTAGDGDAAKRMREAGGKAAQDLKDEAHTISISGGLSSSDAAAVALGYNLGQYRFDRYKTVGKTPLPTQKVTVVTADPRAADSEWQNRGRALVDGVTLSRDLAAEPANVLYPETFVTRVRDAFTGVANVKIEVLDEAAMRRLGMGSIAGVGQGSRRPPRMLLVEYNGGEGAPLALVGKGITFDSGGTSLKPGAGMWEMKADMSGAASVMGTALSLAKSKAPVNVVAVAALAENMPGGNAQRPGDVVRTMSGKTIEILNTDAEGRLVLADANEYVISTRKPAGLVNIATLTGSIVAALNDEYAGLFARDDSLASAIATAGKNTGEEVWRMPLHKNYGDDMKSDIADIKNVVEGGGPGAGLGAHFVGFFVDPATPWAHLDIAGVNWADRSDALTPKGASGWGVRILDELARNWKPAK, encoded by the coding sequence ATGCGTCGTCACATTATCGCGCTTGCGCTGGCCTCAGTTGCCATTCCGGCAGCCGCGCAATCGACCATCGGATCGGGGATCGAACCTTCAACCGTGGCCAATAGTCAGACCCGTCCGGTCGAATTTGCTGCCAAGCCCGGCGATGGCGGCGTTCTCGCTATCATCATGGGCAGCGCCGAACTGCCCGACACCGGCCTTGATGCCGCTAGTGCGGCCTCGGTGAAGGCGGCAGTGGCTGCAGCCAAGTTCGAGGGCAAGGCCGGCAACCATCTGTCACTGCGCGGCATCGGCAATTATGCGCGCATTTACCTGATGGGCACAGCAGGTGACGGCGATGCAGCAAAGCGGATGCGCGAAGCCGGCGGCAAGGCAGCGCAAGATCTGAAAGACGAAGCGCACACAATTTCGATCTCAGGTGGCCTTTCGTCTTCCGATGCAGCCGCAGTCGCACTGGGCTATAATCTGGGTCAATATCGCTTCGACCGTTACAAGACGGTCGGCAAAACCCCCCTGCCCACGCAGAAGGTCACCGTCGTAACCGCCGATCCGCGCGCGGCCGATAGTGAATGGCAGAACCGCGGTCGTGCACTTGTCGACGGCGTAACACTGTCACGTGATCTGGCGGCAGAGCCTGCCAATGTCCTCTATCCCGAAACATTTGTCACACGTGTTCGCGATGCCTTTACCGGCGTTGCCAATGTGAAGATCGAAGTGCTCGACGAGGCTGCAATGCGACGTCTCGGCATGGGCAGCATCGCTGGCGTCGGTCAGGGTTCGCGTCGCCCACCTCGCATGCTTCTTGTCGAATATAATGGCGGCGAAGGTGCACCCCTCGCGCTGGTCGGCAAAGGCATCACCTTCGATTCGGGCGGCACTTCATTAAAGCCGGGAGCAGGCATGTGGGAAATGAAGGCCGACATGTCCGGCGCCGCTTCGGTGATGGGTACGGCACTCTCGCTCGCCAAGTCAAAGGCCCCGGTTAACGTGGTCGCGGTTGCGGCACTGGCTGAAAACATGCCCGGCGGCAACGCCCAGCGGCCCGGCGATGTCGTTCGTACGATGAGCGGCAAGACGATCGAAATCCTCAACACCGATGCCGAAGGCAGGCTCGTGCTTGCCGACGCCAATGAATATGTCATTAGCACCCGCAAGCCTGCCGGCTTGGTCAATATTGCCACGCTGACCGGATCCATCGTCGCTGCTTTGAACGACGAATATGCCGGCCTTTTCGCGCGCGATGACAGCCTTGCCAGTGCAATTGCCACGGCGGGGAAGAACACTGGTGAGGAAGTGTGGCGGATGCCGCTGCACAAAAACTATGGTGACGACATGAAATCCGACATTGCCGACATCAAGAATGTCGTCGAAGGCGGCGGACCGGGCGCAGGCCTTGGCGCGCACTTTGTCGGCTTTTTTGTCGACCCGGCAACCCCCTGGGCGCATCTCGACATTGCCGGCGTCAACTGGGCCGATCGCAGCGACGCCTTGACCCCGAAGGGGGCCTCGGGCTGGGGCGTTCGCATCTTGGATGAACTAGCTCGCAACTGGAAGCCGGCGAAGTAA